One part of the Xanthocytophaga agilis genome encodes these proteins:
- a CDS encoding cbb3-type cytochrome c oxidase N-terminal domain-containing protein, whose protein sequence is MLRKIFITLFFSSLAVLPSMAQTAEVPKAGDEELFRYILVLIFGLIIFMLFLVVLILFQLTLVVSNKVTGKEEVPAEERTTIWQRIAGLKPISKEKDLLLKEDFDGISELDNPVPGWFNAFFYGTISFGILYLLVFHVWRTSDLQNGEYDKEMQIAEVKKEAYLKTVASNIDETSVKLSTNEQDLAKGKDVFIAQCAACHGQQAQGIVGPNLTDEYWLHGGKINDVFKTIKYGIPAKGMIAWEKQLNPLQMQQVASYILSLQGSNPPNAKEPQGDKVDTKQLSLN, encoded by the coding sequence ATGGCTCAGACAGCAGAAGTCCCTAAAGCTGGTGACGAGGAATTATTCCGATACATTCTGGTTCTTATTTTCGGACTTATCATCTTCATGCTTTTCCTGGTTGTACTGATTTTGTTTCAACTAACCCTGGTGGTTAGCAACAAAGTAACTGGCAAAGAAGAAGTTCCAGCAGAAGAAAGAACTACTATATGGCAACGTATAGCAGGTCTAAAACCAATCTCAAAGGAAAAAGACCTTCTATTGAAAGAAGATTTTGATGGTATATCCGAACTTGACAATCCCGTTCCAGGATGGTTCAACGCTTTCTTCTATGGTACTATATCCTTTGGTATACTGTATCTGCTTGTGTTTCACGTTTGGCGTACTTCTGACCTCCAAAATGGAGAATATGACAAAGAAATGCAGATAGCAGAAGTAAAGAAAGAAGCCTATCTGAAAACAGTAGCCAGCAACATTGACGAAACCAGTGTAAAGCTATCTACCAATGAACAAGATCTTGCCAAAGGTAAGGATGTATTCATAGCTCAGTGTGCGGCCTGTCATGGCCAACAGGCACAGGGTATAGTAGGTCCTAACCTGACAGATGAATATTGGTTACATGGCGGAAAGATCAATGATGTCTTTAAAACCATCAAATATGGTATACCTGCCAAAGGTATGATAGCATGGGAAAAGCAACTTAATCCATTGCAGATGCAGCAGGTTGCTAGTTACATATTAAGTCTTCAGGGCAGCAATCCTCCCAATGCAAAAGAACCTCAAGGTGACAAAGTAGATACCAAACAACTATCTCTGAATTAA
- the ccoG gene encoding cytochrome c oxidase accessory protein CcoG encodes MSAIAESGKEFNPTFREKLEVLDKKGHREWLYPKSVNGNYFKARLIVGLVLLALLFSGPFLKINGQPVLLLNVLERRFIIFGVAFFPQDFYLFALGMLAFVVFIALFTVVFGRVFCGWACPQTIFMEIVFRQIEQWIEGDANQRRKLDAAPWTTLKIAKKTIKHILFFAVSFLIANTFLGYLIGIEELEKLIIDTPSKHLGTFTALIIFTGVFYIVFAFIREIVCIVICPYGRLQGVMLDNNSIVVAYDFIRGEPRGKMRKNEVQSHGDCIDCRLCVHVCPTGIDIRNGTQMECINCTACIDACDEVMIKINRPTSLIRYDSIKGIQDKLPFKITSRIIGYSLVLVFLLSLVTILFSIRKDVDVTILRTPGMLYQQIDDKTIGNLYNVEFVNKTFQDMSLELKVKNNQGKIRWIGNQQSQVLHKQEIAKAAFFIEIPKNTIQTNSTKLTIEVYSNGKLLSEQKTSFLGPVE; translated from the coding sequence ATGAGTGCAATAGCAGAGAGTGGTAAAGAGTTTAATCCCACCTTTCGTGAGAAACTGGAAGTACTGGATAAAAAAGGACATCGGGAATGGTTATATCCTAAATCCGTCAATGGCAACTATTTCAAAGCCCGTTTGATTGTTGGATTAGTGTTGCTAGCTCTGCTGTTCTCTGGTCCTTTTCTAAAAATTAACGGGCAGCCTGTTCTCCTCCTCAATGTACTGGAACGCCGATTTATTATCTTCGGTGTAGCTTTCTTCCCTCAGGATTTTTATCTATTTGCCCTGGGAATGCTTGCCTTCGTTGTATTCATTGCCCTGTTTACGGTAGTATTTGGTCGTGTATTCTGCGGATGGGCATGTCCACAAACCATATTTATGGAAATAGTATTCCGGCAAATTGAGCAATGGATTGAAGGAGATGCCAACCAACGCCGCAAACTAGATGCAGCCCCCTGGACAACTCTGAAAATTGCCAAGAAAACAATTAAACACATTCTATTTTTTGCTGTATCTTTTTTGATTGCCAATACCTTCCTAGGCTATTTGATAGGTATTGAAGAACTCGAAAAACTCATTATCGATACTCCATCCAAACATTTGGGTACTTTTACAGCCCTGATTATCTTCACAGGCGTTTTTTATATTGTCTTTGCATTTATTCGTGAAATTGTCTGCATTGTTATCTGTCCATATGGCCGTTTGCAAGGTGTAATGCTTGACAACAACTCCATTGTAGTGGCGTATGATTTTATTCGGGGAGAACCTCGGGGTAAAATGCGTAAGAATGAAGTGCAAAGTCATGGAGACTGTATTGACTGCAGATTATGTGTACATGTATGTCCTACAGGTATTGATATCCGCAATGGTACACAAATGGAGTGTATAAACTGTACAGCATGTATTGATGCCTGTGATGAGGTAATGATAAAGATTAACCGTCCTACAAGTCTGATCCGTTATGACTCAATCAAAGGCATCCAGGATAAGTTGCCATTCAAGATTACCTCTCGTATCATTGGTTATTCACTGGTCTTGGTATTCCTTCTCTCCCTTGTGACCATTCTGTTCAGCATTCGTAAAGATGTGGATGTGACCATTCTTCGTACTCCAGGTATGCTTTATCAGCAAATAGATGACAAAACCATTGGTAATCTTTACAATGTGGAGTTTGTAAATAAGACATTTCAGGATATGTCACTTGAACTAAAGGTAAAAAATAATCAGGGCAAAATCCGCTGGATAGGTAATCAGCAATCTCAGGTATTGCATAAACAGGAAATTGCCAAAGCTGCTTTCTTTATCGAAATACCCAAGAATACGATTCAAACCAACAGTACCAAACTTACCATTGAAGTTTATTCTAACGGAAAGCTACTTAGTGAACAGAAAACTTCCTTTCTGGGACCTGTTGAATAA
- a CDS encoding FixH family protein, with the protein MNWGKGIIITVASFMAFILGLSIYMMSQTPELEEKNYYEKDLIYQQIMTARQNAIELNKPVSFSYQKSNGQVVIAFPIENPSLQGTIVFSRPSDARQDSKLPLHPDNHQQVIPVTHLTSGLWRIHIDWTMDGKTYQSQTWEFIK; encoded by the coding sequence ATGAACTGGGGAAAAGGAATTATCATCACTGTCGCATCCTTTATGGCTTTTATATTAGGCCTGAGTATCTATATGATGAGTCAGACACCTGAGCTAGAAGAGAAAAACTATTACGAAAAGGATCTTATCTACCAACAAATCATGACAGCCCGCCAGAATGCGATTGAATTGAATAAGCCTGTCAGCTTTTCTTACCAGAAGTCAAATGGACAGGTAGTCATAGCCTTTCCTATAGAAAATCCTTCTTTGCAAGGCACTATTGTCTTTAGCCGCCCGTCTGATGCTCGCCAGGATAGTAAGCTCCCTTTGCATCCTGACAATCACCAGCAAGTAATTCCAGTAACCCATCTTACCTCTGGCTTATGGCGTATCCATATTGACTGGACAATGGACGGAAAGACCTATCAGAGCCAAACCTGGGAATTTATCAAATAG
- a CDS encoding sulfite exporter TauE/SafE family protein: protein MYIAFITGLISSLHCMGMCGPIALALPVRSPQNAILYNFGRISTYTVLGAIFGIFGKGLYLAGIQQNLSIVLGISIIAIIIFPKLHFSFTDKFTSKVRQWFIPFFKQKSPFSMFMIGVLNGLLPCGMVYLAILGAIAMSGVMEGSLYMFLFGLGTLPMMLLVSLSKTIIKPQFRFQINKLIPVFTLCIGILFIIRGLNLGIAYVSPKIGKQEKTMSCCRPSSTLSEK, encoded by the coding sequence ATGTATATTGCGTTTATAACCGGTCTGATTAGTAGTTTGCATTGTATGGGTATGTGTGGACCCATAGCTCTGGCTTTGCCTGTAAGAAGCCCTCAAAATGCAATTCTATATAACTTTGGTAGAATCAGTACTTATACAGTGTTGGGAGCAATCTTTGGCATATTTGGTAAAGGACTCTATCTGGCAGGCATTCAACAGAACCTTTCTATAGTATTGGGAATATCGATTATTGCTATCATTATCTTCCCAAAACTACATTTCTCTTTTACAGATAAGTTTACAAGTAAAGTCAGACAATGGTTCATCCCCTTCTTTAAGCAAAAAAGCCCTTTCAGTATGTTTATGATTGGCGTGCTGAATGGGTTGCTTCCCTGCGGTATGGTATATCTGGCTATTCTGGGAGCTATTGCCATGTCTGGTGTTATGGAAGGCAGTCTTTATATGTTTCTTTTTGGTCTGGGCACTCTACCTATGATGTTGTTGGTTAGCTTATCAAAAACCATCATCAAACCACAGTTCCGCTTTCAGATTAATAAGTTAATTCCTGTCTTTACACTTTGTATTGGAATCTTATTTATAATACGCGGCTTAAACCTGGGTATCGCCTATGTAAGTCCTAAAATAGGGAAACAGGAAAAAACCATGAGTTGTTGCCGACCATCCTCTACTTTATCTGAAAAATAA
- the carA gene encoding glutamine-hydrolyzing carbamoyl-phosphate synthase small subunit: MKYPTRTEALLLLQDGTLYRGYALGKIGTKGGELCFNTGMTGYQEIYTDPSYYGQIIVNTNSHIGNYGTLSEEQESSSVKISGMVCNVFSSIHSRNIADASLQAYFEKAGIVGIYGIDTRQIVRHIRNQGAMNAIISSDILDEEVLRQKLAEIPDMNGLELSSEVSTKEAYYVGNQDSPLKVAVLDLGIKNSIVQNLANRGVYCQVFPAKTSFEEMQRWNPDGYFISNGPGDPSAMPYAVETVKDVLNAEKPMFGICLGHQILALASGIETYKMHHGHRGLNHPVKNLITGKGEITSQNHGFAVKGDTVRDIANVEVTHINLNDNTIEGIRRKDKPAFSVQYHPESSPGPHDSRYLFDDFVKLMQD, encoded by the coding sequence ATGAAGTATCCGACCCGCACTGAAGCCTTACTTTTGTTACAAGATGGAACTTTGTACAGGGGCTATGCTCTTGGCAAGATTGGAACCAAGGGGGGCGAGCTGTGTTTTAATACGGGAATGACCGGTTATCAGGAGATCTATACCGACCCGTCTTACTATGGTCAAATCATTGTAAATACAAACTCGCATATTGGTAATTATGGTACACTGAGTGAAGAACAGGAATCTAGTTCTGTGAAAATCAGTGGTATGGTATGTAATGTGTTTTCATCAATACATTCCAGAAACATTGCTGATGCATCTCTGCAGGCGTATTTTGAAAAGGCAGGAATTGTTGGTATTTACGGTATCGATACCAGACAAATTGTGCGCCATATCCGGAATCAGGGAGCAATGAATGCGATTATATCTTCTGATATTCTGGATGAAGAAGTACTGCGTCAGAAGCTGGCTGAAATACCAGATATGAATGGGTTGGAACTATCCTCAGAAGTAAGTACAAAAGAAGCTTACTATGTTGGAAATCAAGATTCTCCTTTGAAAGTGGCTGTTCTGGATCTTGGAATAAAAAACAGCATAGTTCAGAATCTGGCTAATCGGGGAGTTTATTGTCAGGTATTTCCTGCGAAAACTTCTTTTGAAGAAATGCAAAGATGGAACCCTGATGGCTATTTTATCTCCAACGGCCCTGGTGATCCTTCAGCTATGCCATATGCTGTAGAAACGGTGAAGGATGTATTGAACGCAGAAAAACCTATGTTTGGTATTTGTCTGGGACATCAGATTCTGGCATTGGCAAGTGGAATTGAGACATACAAGATGCATCATGGACATCGTGGTTTGAATCATCCTGTAAAGAACCTGATTACTGGTAAGGGTGAAATTACCTCACAGAATCACGGTTTTGCTGTAAAAGGAGATACTGTAAGGGATATCGCTAATGTAGAGGTAACACACATCAATCTGAACGATAATACAATTGAAGGTATTCGCCGGAAAGATAAACCTGCTTTCTCTGTGCAATATCACCCTGAATCTTCTCCAGGACCACACGATTCACGTTATCTGTTCGATGATTTTGTGAAACTGATGCAAGACTAA
- the rplQ gene encoding 50S ribosomal protein L17: MRHGKTDNHLGRTVGHRRALLSNMASSLILHKRIKTTVAKAKELRKYVEPLLTKAKDDTTHSRRVVFSYLQNKESVKVLFGDVAEKIANREGGYTRIIKLGNRLGDNADMCLIELVDYNETLLNARTEAKTKTRRSRRGSTGKAKVEEATVLASDASAETEKPAITEADTEATETKE; encoded by the coding sequence ATGAGACACGGAAAAACAGATAATCACTTAGGTAGAACAGTAGGCCACCGCCGGGCATTATTGTCTAACATGGCTTCTTCTTTAATTTTGCATAAGCGTATTAAAACAACAGTTGCAAAGGCTAAAGAACTACGTAAATACGTTGAGCCTCTTCTGACTAAGGCGAAAGATGATACAACTCACTCACGTCGTGTTGTTTTCTCATACTTACAAAACAAAGAATCTGTAAAAGTTCTGTTTGGCGACGTAGCTGAAAAAATCGCTAATCGTGAAGGTGGTTATACTCGTATTATCAAGTTAGGCAATCGCTTGGGTGATAATGCTGATATGTGTTTGATTGAATTAGTAGATTACAACGAAACATTGTTAAACGCTCGTACTGAAGCTAAAACAAAAACTCGTCGTAGCCGTCGTGGTTCTACTGGAAAAGCTAAAGTTGAAGAAGCTACCGTATTGGCTTCTGATGCATCAGCAGAAACTGAAAAGCCAGCAATCACAGAAGCAGATACTGAAGCAACTGAAACAAAAGAATGA